In Halovivax gelatinilyticus, the following are encoded in one genomic region:
- a CDS encoding S8 family serine peptidase yields MALVFALLMIGSMPAMAVAGSGLGGAPTQSDAGVTDVGVTQSVDDRTNAPAEIDDDLRDADGEVDVVVRFDETDVAGAATTDDAIGQLQTHAQATQVSFLEWVKETESVTFQNDFWIANAILVTVDTERAEQDGIDPFDEMAAQPDVERLHANFELSTMDGTTADANESETTVETPESTAYDTTYGLEMINATEVWDNHGTQGDGAAVAILDTGLDDDHPDMEIDEGNWAEFDGSGEPVDSDPNDGHGHGTHVSGTVLGPAEPADEDVPAYGVAPNAELYNAKVLDDMGGGTFAQIIAGMEWAVDDTDADVVSMSLGAPGYESDMIEPSENARDAGVLLVSSIGNDGEGTSGSPGNVYPNVASGAVDENTDVASFSGGEEVTTDTAYPDAPDYWPDEYVVPDVAAPGVDVLSAHPAGGTMCAGGPEYCEVSGTSMSAPHKAGAFALMIAASGGAADREALIDAMEETAWKPDDWDEPDEKDVRYGYGIIDVAAATDLVALDSGINGTVTDADGDPIEGATVTIDETDTSVTTDADGQYTLLAQPDEYTVTADAFGYAEASESVEVPDDETFVEQDFELADGVGAALIAGQPDGLEGGDSFDVTFDVANLETYTVDRAGDYDGDLTLAFDGESIDEGEEVDVGDVTGEVTLSVTTEVDTAGDLELEHTFAGSGDTETITTGPTAVFEEFVPVAVVDDGTWGDDVVDRLEAQLDASYDLSLLSGSEAVDAAENDEYEAYVVQDIDETHVADFATQTDSPSTGVVWLDNWGSSSNAIPAKSNVLENPESTSQSFTSPNPDVEILADHPIFEGIGDVGDTVSIHSATFADHSWFDGYDGEIVGYIQAGGVDDGDGIGVDEEKRTALLSSFGSSSFVDSGDFSTEADVALANALAWSAIQPAADLVAEQPVHAEPGERFGATFNMDDVESVQVSLADESTVDQDDLDLYLDDEANDWDEWRTYEPPTSEDAYAVEVDPSADAVGSVVLETTVVSADGDEVTITTGPTAVFEAPLTVPEDVETIQEAIDLAPDGTEIVVQAGTYEESVSIADTEGLTITGEDGATVVSDDTAVTIAANETTLAGLGAEGVAVEDTRNVTVSDVDATNADTGVSVTDSTNVDVTGVETADVDTGINVADAESVDVSANAVSATGDGIAVSDAADVAIADNTVSDAATAVAVSGGTVDASANDLAETGTGIAVADGATATVTDNEVTDSGVGLAIDGAWTTVDATMNAIAADTGVHASDISSDAITVEFNDLEASETALAQEGGNALDARLNWFGDRGPESGVSGDVVYQPFLTDEPDEVDRNETIEIAIDFDLEAGEMYTIGVPGTTQQSINDAFGDLDGSVYGYDSDDNEWVTLRKNDEMSSLTAMVIVPDEDSHAVLDFQSGGDHVVPGSQQLHQGWNLVSATAYTEYDDAFGATNAPDSVLEAYEHPEGHLGEDVAHLGGEYDIGGDVNPFGGYWVHVESADDEYEYGVELHVDPTPADLYEGLGLMDDDDDENDEPELPDEIDVAVVDETDYFDGEIESVLDERLDSTYAVDTLEADDLLDAMDDYDVFVVQRIGSDSLAEDFYDALGPDQATVHMDSYQGGTAEAYADGVYRLHTVNDDPAERDADATATDGEPVTIDIHQDHPIFDGIGSAGDTVEVYTGTTTWGAWFDDYSGQILADGDWSAGTPGEHEGGAVAVNEAENQVLNTASARDFFTNEADFTDEGNQLLANSVEHAATLAFNVAATEESEITASAAAPAGAIVG; encoded by the coding sequence ATGGCACTCGTGTTCGCGCTTCTCATGATCGGCTCGATGCCTGCGATGGCGGTCGCAGGCAGCGGCCTCGGAGGAGCGCCGACACAGAGCGACGCCGGCGTTACGGACGTCGGCGTCACACAGAGCGTAGACGATCGAACGAACGCACCCGCAGAAATCGACGACGACCTTAGAGACGCCGACGGCGAGGTCGATGTCGTCGTCCGCTTCGACGAGACGGACGTCGCCGGCGCGGCGACGACCGACGACGCGATCGGACAGCTCCAGACCCACGCACAGGCGACGCAGGTTTCCTTCCTCGAGTGGGTCAAAGAGACCGAGAGCGTCACGTTCCAGAACGACTTCTGGATCGCCAACGCCATTCTCGTGACGGTGGACACCGAGCGGGCCGAACAGGACGGGATCGATCCGTTCGACGAGATGGCGGCCCAACCCGACGTCGAGCGGCTCCACGCGAACTTCGAGCTCTCGACGATGGACGGGACGACGGCCGACGCGAACGAGTCGGAAACCACCGTCGAGACGCCCGAGTCCACCGCTTACGATACCACGTACGGACTCGAGATGATCAACGCGACCGAGGTGTGGGACAACCACGGCACCCAGGGCGACGGCGCGGCCGTCGCGATCCTCGACACCGGGCTCGACGACGATCACCCGGACATGGAGATCGACGAGGGCAACTGGGCCGAATTCGACGGCTCCGGCGAACCGGTCGACAGCGATCCGAACGACGGCCACGGCCACGGAACGCACGTGAGCGGCACCGTCCTCGGACCGGCAGAGCCGGCCGACGAAGACGTTCCCGCCTACGGCGTCGCACCGAACGCGGAGCTGTACAACGCAAAGGTGCTAGACGACATGGGCGGCGGAACCTTCGCCCAGATCATCGCCGGGATGGAGTGGGCCGTCGACGACACCGACGCCGACGTCGTCTCCATGAGCCTCGGCGCGCCGGGCTACGAGTCGGACATGATCGAACCGTCCGAGAACGCCCGCGACGCCGGCGTCCTCCTCGTCTCGTCGATCGGAAACGACGGCGAGGGAACCAGCGGCTCACCGGGTAACGTCTACCCGAACGTCGCGAGCGGCGCCGTCGACGAGAACACGGACGTCGCGTCGTTCTCCGGCGGCGAGGAGGTCACGACCGACACCGCCTACCCCGATGCACCCGACTACTGGCCGGACGAGTACGTCGTTCCGGACGTCGCCGCGCCCGGCGTCGACGTGCTGAGCGCCCACCCCGCGGGCGGAACCATGTGCGCGGGTGGACCCGAGTACTGCGAGGTGAGCGGCACCTCCATGTCCGCGCCGCACAAGGCCGGCGCCTTCGCGCTGATGATCGCCGCCTCCGGCGGCGCTGCCGACCGCGAGGCGCTGATCGACGCGATGGAGGAGACGGCGTGGAAGCCCGACGACTGGGACGAACCCGACGAGAAGGACGTCCGATACGGTTACGGCATCATCGACGTCGCCGCCGCGACCGACCTCGTTGCCCTCGACAGCGGGATCAACGGAACGGTGACCGACGCCGACGGCGATCCGATCGAGGGGGCGACCGTGACGATAGACGAGACCGACACGAGCGTCACCACCGACGCCGACGGGCAGTACACCCTGCTCGCCCAGCCGGACGAATACACGGTGACCGCCGACGCGTTCGGCTACGCGGAGGCGAGCGAGTCGGTCGAGGTTCCGGACGACGAGACGTTCGTCGAACAGGACTTCGAACTCGCCGACGGCGTCGGCGCCGCGCTGATCGCCGGACAGCCCGACGGTCTCGAGGGCGGCGACTCCTTCGACGTCACGTTCGACGTGGCGAACCTCGAGACGTACACCGTCGATCGCGCGGGCGACTACGACGGCGACCTCACCCTCGCGTTCGACGGCGAGTCGATCGACGAAGGCGAGGAAGTCGACGTCGGTGACGTCACCGGCGAGGTCACGCTCAGCGTGACGACCGAGGTCGACACCGCAGGAGACCTCGAACTCGAGCACACCTTCGCGGGCTCGGGAGACACTGAAACGATCACCACCGGCCCCACCGCGGTCTTCGAGGAGTTCGTCCCGGTCGCCGTCGTCGACGACGGCACCTGGGGCGACGACGTCGTCGACCGACTCGAAGCACAGCTAGACGCGAGCTACGACCTCTCGCTGCTCAGCGGCTCCGAGGCGGTCGACGCCGCGGAGAACGACGAGTACGAGGCCTACGTGGTGCAAGATATCGACGAGACGCACGTCGCCGACTTCGCGACCCAGACCGACAGCCCGAGCACGGGCGTCGTCTGGCTCGACAACTGGGGCAGTTCGAGCAACGCGATTCCGGCCAAATCGAACGTCTTAGAGAATCCGGAGTCGACGTCCCAGAGCTTCACCAGTCCGAACCCCGACGTCGAGATCCTCGCCGATCACCCCATCTTCGAGGGTATCGGTGACGTGGGCGACACGGTGTCGATTCACAGCGCTACCTTCGCCGACCACTCGTGGTTCGACGGCTACGACGGCGAGATCGTCGGCTACATCCAGGCCGGCGGCGTCGACGACGGCGACGGCATCGGCGTCGACGAGGAGAAGCGAACCGCGCTCCTCTCGTCGTTCGGTTCGAGCAGCTTCGTCGATTCGGGTGACTTCTCGACCGAGGCCGACGTGGCGCTCGCGAACGCGCTGGCCTGGTCAGCCATCCAGCCGGCGGCCGACCTCGTCGCCGAACAGCCGGTTCACGCCGAACCCGGCGAGCGCTTCGGCGCGACGTTCAACATGGACGACGTCGAGTCCGTCCAGGTCAGCCTCGCCGACGAGAGCACGGTGGATCAGGACGACCTCGACCTCTACCTCGACGACGAGGCCAACGACTGGGACGAGTGGCGAACGTACGAGCCGCCGACCAGCGAGGACGCGTACGCGGTCGAAGTGGATCCGTCGGCTGACGCCGTCGGGTCCGTCGTCCTCGAGACGACCGTCGTCTCCGCCGACGGCGACGAGGTGACGATCACGACCGGACCGACCGCCGTCTTCGAGGCGCCGCTCACGGTGCCCGAGGACGTCGAGACGATCCAGGAAGCGATCGACCTCGCCCCCGACGGCACGGAGATCGTCGTCCAGGCGGGGACCTACGAGGAGAGCGTCTCCATCGCGGACACCGAGGGGCTCACGATCACCGGTGAAGACGGCGCGACCGTCGTCTCCGACGACACCGCCGTCACCATCGCCGCGAACGAAACCACCCTCGCCGGCCTCGGCGCCGAAGGCGTCGCCGTCGAGGACACGCGAAACGTCACCGTGAGCGACGTCGACGCGACGAACGCCGACACCGGCGTCTCCGTCACCGACAGCACGAACGTCGACGTGACGGGCGTCGAGACGGCAGACGTCGACACCGGCATCAACGTCGCGGACGCCGAATCCGTCGACGTCTCCGCCAACGCGGTCAGCGCGACCGGTGACGGCATCGCCGTCTCGGACGCGGCCGACGTGGCGATCGCGGACAACACCGTCTCCGACGCCGCGACGGCCGTCGCCGTCTCCGGCGGGACGGTCGACGCGAGCGCGAACGACCTCGCCGAGACCGGAACCGGAATCGCCGTCGCGGACGGCGCGACCGCCACGGTCACGGACAACGAGGTAACGGACAGCGGAGTCGGACTCGCGATCGACGGCGCGTGGACCACGGTCGACGCCACGATGAACGCCATCGCGGCCGACACCGGCGTCCACGCGAGCGACATCTCGAGCGACGCCATCACCGTCGAGTTCAACGACCTGGAAGCGTCGGAGACGGCGCTCGCCCAGGAGGGTGGAAACGCTCTCGACGCGCGACTGAACTGGTTCGGCGACCGCGGACCGGAGAGCGGCGTCAGCGGTGACGTCGTCTACCAGCCGTTCCTGACCGACGAACCCGACGAGGTCGATCGGAACGAGACGATCGAGATCGCGATCGACTTCGACCTCGAGGCCGGCGAGATGTACACGATCGGCGTGCCGGGAACGACCCAGCAGTCGATCAACGACGCATTCGGCGACCTCGACGGCTCGGTCTACGGCTACGACTCGGACGACAACGAGTGGGTCACGCTGCGAAAGAACGACGAGATGAGCTCGCTGACGGCGATGGTGATCGTCCCGGACGAGGACAGTCACGCGGTGCTCGACTTCCAGTCCGGCGGCGACCACGTCGTCCCGGGCTCCCAGCAGCTCCACCAGGGCTGGAACCTGGTGAGCGCCACGGCGTACACCGAGTACGACGACGCATTCGGCGCCACGAACGCGCCCGATAGCGTCCTCGAAGCGTACGAACACCCCGAGGGCCACCTCGGCGAAGACGTCGCCCACCTGGGCGGCGAGTACGACATCGGCGGCGACGTGAATCCGTTCGGCGGCTACTGGGTCCACGTCGAGAGCGCCGACGACGAGTACGAGTACGGCGTCGAACTCCACGTCGACCCGACGCCCGCCGACCTCTACGAGGGACTCGGGCTGATGGACGACGACGATGACGAGAACGACGAGCCGGAACTACCCGACGAGATCGACGTCGCGGTCGTCGACGAGACGGACTACTTCGACGGCGAAATCGAATCCGTCCTCGACGAGCGACTCGACAGCACCTACGCCGTCGACACGCTCGAAGCGGACGACCTGCTAGACGCGATGGACGACTACGACGTCTTCGTCGTCCAGCGAATCGGCAGCGACTCGCTGGCCGAGGACTTCTACGACGCGCTCGGTCCCGACCAGGCGACGGTCCACATGGATTCGTACCAGGGCGGCACTGCCGAGGCGTACGCGGACGGCGTCTACCGTCTGCACACCGTCAACGACGATCCCGCAGAGCGCGACGCGGATGCGACGGCGACCGACGGCGAGCCGGTCACGATCGACATCCACCAGGATCACCCAATCTTCGACGGCATCGGCAGTGCCGGTGACACCGTCGAGGTCTACACCGGAACGACCACCTGGGGCGCCTGGTTCGACGACTACAGCGGACAGATTCTCGCCGACGGCGACTGGAGTGCGGGAACGCCGGGTGAACACGAAGGCGGCGCCGTCGCCGTGAACGAGGCCGAAAACCAGGTTCTCAACACGGCGAGCGCCCGCGACTTCTTCACCAACGAGGCGGACTTTACCGACGAGGGCAACCAGCTGCTGGCCAACTCCGTCGAGCACGCCGCCACGCTCGCGTTCAACGTCGCCGCGACCGAAGAGAGCGAGATCACCGCCAGCGCGGCCGCACCGGCCGGCGCGATCGTCGGCTAA
- a CDS encoding PGF-CTERM sorting domain-containing protein, protein MSVKTPIQTVAVVVIVALVATSVAGVAPVAADDDDPPPPPHAFYGEVYLDGEPAPAGTEIVAKIDGEERGSIVVEEDGAYGGPTVGDAKLTVSGESGAEITFHVDGVEAEQTATWESGTNTELHLVAGDEPAGGLPPAPDDDDDAGDADGTDEPDDGADDDTGESDSNGGGTDGDDAGDDSTDQHDDGGDDAADDSAMTGFGVVVALVGLLSIATFVARRR, encoded by the coding sequence ATGAGCGTGAAAACACCGATACAGACCGTCGCCGTGGTAGTGATCGTCGCGCTGGTCGCGACGAGCGTCGCGGGCGTCGCGCCCGTCGCCGCAGACGACGACGATCCGCCACCGCCGCCCCACGCCTTCTACGGCGAGGTGTATCTCGACGGCGAGCCCGCCCCGGCCGGCACGGAGATCGTCGCGAAAATCGACGGCGAGGAGCGCGGCTCGATCGTCGTCGAGGAGGACGGCGCCTACGGTGGGCCGACCGTCGGCGACGCCAAGCTCACCGTCTCCGGAGAGAGCGGAGCGGAAATCACCTTCCACGTCGACGGCGTGGAAGCCGAGCAGACGGCGACGTGGGAGTCCGGGACGAACACCGAGTTGCACCTCGTCGCCGGCGACGAGCCGGCGGGCGGTCTGCCGCCCGCGCCGGACGACGATGACGACGCTGGTGACGCGGACGGGACCGACGAACCGGACGACGGCGCGGACGACGACACCGGCGAGAGCGACTCGAACGGCGGCGGTACGGACGGCGACGACGCGGGCGACGACTCGACGGATCAGCACGACGACGGTGGAGACGACGCAGCCGACGACTCGGCGATGACCGGCTTCGGCGTGGTCGTCGCGTTGGTCGGGCTGCTCTCGATCGCCACCTTCGTCGCCCGCCGGCGCTAA
- a CDS encoding single-stranded DNA binding protein — protein sequence MSEIEAIYEDLEADVSLEEFREAVAAKVEQMGGLADEETAAMLIAHEVGEREVNGIADIEPGMEEVKFVAKVMSVGEVRTFEREGEDEDGRVVNVDVADETGGVRITFWDERAEAAVEELSEGQVLRIKGRPKDGFSGVEVNVDEAQPDDETEIEVTLADTYAVSDLSLGLSDVTLVGKVLETDSVRTFDRDDGSEGKVSNLTLGDETGRVRVTLWDERADLATEIDDGETVEVVDGYVRERDGSLELHVGNKGTVEVVDEDVTYVPDATPIEELEIDQTVDIKGVVRSADPVRTFDRDDGSEGQVRNIRVQDATGDIRVALWGEKADVDVGPGDEVALADVEIQDGWQDDLEASAGWRSTISVLSSAETGGDEASADSPGLSSFAGDGDDGAGGATDSETVAEETGDDAPAETTTDPVPDGPDEGEEIEFTGVVVQAGDPIILDDGETTMRVDAGADVGLGEEVTARGVVRDGALDADELF from the coding sequence ATGAGTGAGATCGAGGCGATCTACGAAGACCTCGAGGCGGACGTCTCTCTCGAGGAGTTTCGCGAGGCCGTCGCGGCGAAAGTCGAGCAGATGGGCGGGCTCGCGGACGAGGAGACCGCGGCGATGCTCATCGCCCACGAGGTCGGCGAGCGGGAGGTGAACGGCATCGCGGACATCGAGCCGGGGATGGAGGAGGTGAAGTTCGTCGCGAAGGTGATGAGCGTCGGCGAGGTTCGGACGTTCGAACGCGAGGGCGAAGACGAGGACGGCCGGGTCGTCAACGTCGACGTCGCCGACGAGACCGGCGGCGTTCGGATCACCTTCTGGGACGAGCGCGCCGAAGCCGCCGTCGAGGAGCTGTCGGAGGGGCAGGTGCTTCGGATCAAGGGCCGGCCGAAGGACGGCTTCAGCGGCGTCGAGGTCAACGTCGACGAGGCCCAGCCCGACGACGAGACCGAGATCGAGGTGACCCTCGCGGACACCTACGCCGTCTCCGACCTCTCGCTCGGACTGTCGGACGTGACCCTCGTCGGGAAAGTCCTCGAGACCGACTCGGTCCGGACGTTCGACCGCGACGACGGCTCCGAGGGGAAGGTCTCGAACCTCACGCTCGGCGACGAGACCGGGCGCGTCCGCGTGACCCTCTGGGACGAGCGAGCCGACCTGGCGACCGAGATCGACGACGGCGAGACGGTCGAGGTCGTCGACGGCTACGTCCGCGAGCGCGACGGCTCGCTCGAACTCCACGTCGGCAACAAGGGAACCGTCGAGGTCGTCGACGAGGACGTCACCTACGTCCCCGACGCCACGCCGATCGAGGAACTCGAGATCGACCAGACGGTCGACATCAAAGGCGTCGTCCGCTCGGCCGACCCCGTCCGGACGTTCGACAGAGACGACGGCTCGGAGGGGCAGGTCAGAAACATCCGCGTACAGGACGCGACGGGCGACATTCGCGTCGCGCTCTGGGGCGAGAAGGCGGACGTCGACGTCGGTCCGGGCGACGAGGTGGCGCTCGCCGACGTCGAGATCCAGGACGGGTGGCAGGACGACCTCGAAGCCTCGGCCGGCTGGCGCTCGACCATCTCGGTACTTAGTTCGGCCGAGACGGGTGGCGACGAGGCGTCGGCCGACTCGCCCGGCCTCTCGTCGTTTGCCGGCGACGGAGACGACGGGGCGGGTGGGGCGACCGACAGCGAGACGGTGGCCGAAGAGACCGGAGACGACGCGCCGGCCGAGACGACGACCGATCCCGTCCCGGACGGACCGGACGAGGGCGAAGAAATCGAGTTCACCGGCGTCGTCGTCCAGGCCGGCGATCCGATCATCCTGGACGACGGCGAGACGACGATGCGTGTCGACGCCGGCGCTGACGTCGGTCTCGGCGAGGAAGTGACCGCCCGCGGCGTCGTCCGGGACGGGGCGCTCGACGCGGACGAGCTGTTCTGA
- a CDS encoding histone, whose product MNVELPFAPVDTVIRRNAGELRVSADAAEELARRIQDHGATLATHAAGRAEEDGRKTLMAEDFDVETVIDADDLTLPIAPVDRIARLEIDDRYRVSMDARIALADILEDYADNVAHGAAILARHADRRTIIDDDVETYFALFE is encoded by the coding sequence ATGAACGTCGAGCTGCCGTTCGCGCCCGTCGACACCGTCATCCGCCGGAACGCGGGCGAGCTTCGAGTCAGCGCCGACGCCGCCGAAGAGCTGGCCCGTCGCATTCAGGACCACGGCGCGACGCTGGCCACGCACGCGGCCGGCCGAGCGGAAGAAGACGGTCGAAAGACGCTGATGGCCGAGGATTTCGACGTCGAGACGGTGATCGACGCCGACGATCTCACGCTCCCGATCGCCCCGGTCGACCGGATCGCCAGACTGGAGATAGACGATCGGTACCGGGTTTCGATGGACGCCCGGATCGCGCTGGCGGACATTCTGGAAGACTACGCCGACAACGTCGCCCACGGGGCGGCCATCCTCGCCCGACACGCCGATCGGCGGACGATCATCGACGACGACGTCGAAACCTACTTCGCCCTCTTCGAGTGA
- a CDS encoding histone deacetylase family protein has protein sequence MRFGYSEDCLRHDPGSRHPERPDRLEAIRARLKTAHGVEYVEADPATVGAIEAVHDPAYVEEFREFCADGGGNWDPDTTAVEETWDATLRSAGLACWAASEAIAGADGRQTPFAIGRPPGHHAVPDDAMGFCFVNNVAVAAQCAIDDEGADRVAIVDWDVHHGNGTQDIFYDRGDVFVASIHEEGLYPGTGAIDETGEGDGAGTTMNVPVPASAEDGAYLAVFDELLAPALADFDPGLILVSAGFDAHRHDPISRVRLTTEAYALMADRARSIAEATGAGLGFVLEGGYSLEVLADSVAAVHETFDGREPIEPDDGLDERVEKRLDRVADAHDVER, from the coding sequence ATGCGCTTCGGGTACAGCGAGGACTGTCTGCGACACGACCCCGGCTCCCGCCACCCGGAGCGACCGGACCGCCTGGAAGCGATTCGTGCCCGGTTGAAGACGGCCCACGGCGTCGAGTACGTCGAGGCCGACCCCGCGACGGTCGGGGCGATCGAGGCCGTCCACGATCCGGCGTACGTCGAGGAGTTTCGCGAGTTCTGCGCCGACGGCGGCGGCAACTGGGACCCGGATACGACGGCCGTCGAGGAAACCTGGGACGCGACCCTTCGTAGCGCTGGGTTGGCCTGCTGGGCCGCCTCGGAGGCGATCGCGGGTGCCGACGGCCGGCAAACGCCGTTCGCGATCGGCCGACCGCCGGGTCACCACGCCGTTCCCGACGACGCGATGGGGTTTTGCTTCGTCAACAACGTCGCCGTCGCCGCCCAGTGTGCGATCGACGACGAGGGGGCAGACCGGGTGGCCATCGTAGACTGGGACGTCCACCACGGTAACGGCACGCAGGACATCTTCTACGACCGCGGAGACGTCTTCGTCGCCTCGATCCACGAGGAGGGGCTCTATCCCGGCACCGGGGCGATCGACGAGACGGGCGAGGGAGACGGGGCCGGGACGACGATGAACGTCCCCGTGCCAGCCTCGGCCGAAGACGGCGCGTATCTCGCCGTCTTCGACGAGCTACTCGCACCCGCACTCGCGGATTTCGATCCCGGCCTGATCCTGGTGAGTGCGGGGTTCGACGCCCACCGCCACGACCCGATTTCGCGGGTTCGACTCACCACCGAGGCGTACGCGCTGATGGCCGACCGCGCCCGGTCGATCGCCGAGGCGACGGGTGCCGGGCTGGGATTCGTCCTCGAGGGCGGCTACAGCCTGGAGGTGCTCGCCGACAGCGTCGCCGCGGTCCACGAGACGTTCGACGGCCGCGAGCCGATCGAGCCCGACGACGGGCTCGACGAGCGAGTCGAAAAACGCCTCGACAGGGTGGCAGACGCTCACGACGTCGAACGGTGA
- a CDS encoding DUF7342 family protein: protein MTDDSRSDGPPPFSRPFEGEDTKQRVYGATLHAREPTTVAEIAERADCSEESARTHLSFYATLGIVVRHEGRPVRYERNDDYFEWRRVDELAREKSIDELQSRVLELTARIEAYRDDYGVDSPAEVDVLAVDTAQIDDVYAELGEWVTLVEERRLHERARRKAADSTAPSYS, encoded by the coding sequence ATGACCGACGATTCTCGCAGCGACGGCCCGCCCCCGTTCAGTAGACCGTTCGAGGGCGAAGACACGAAACAGCGCGTCTACGGTGCGACATTGCACGCCCGAGAGCCGACGACGGTCGCCGAGATCGCGGAGCGGGCGGACTGCTCGGAGGAGTCTGCGCGGACGCACCTGTCCTTCTACGCCACGCTCGGAATCGTCGTTCGTCACGAGGGTCGGCCGGTCAGGTACGAGCGCAACGACGACTACTTCGAGTGGCGGCGGGTCGACGAGCTGGCACGGGAGAAGAGTATCGACGAACTCCAATCGCGCGTGTTGGAGCTGACGGCCCGAATCGAAGCCTACCGCGACGATTACGGCGTCGACTCTCCCGCCGAGGTCGACGTCCTCGCTGTCGACACAGCGCAGATCGACGACGTCTACGCAGAACTCGGTGAGTGGGTCACCCTCGTCGAGGAGCGTCGCCTGCACGAACGCGCTCGGAGGAAGGCCGCCGACTCGACGGCCCCCTCGTACAGCTAG
- the cca gene encoding CCA tRNA nucleotidyltransferase encodes MSTDGDDELADVLARVHDRVAPDEAERAAFRRIADTLVARAEAAVTERHTDADVLLVGSTARDTWISGDRDVDVFVRFPPEIDRETLERDGLAVGHETLPDGREEYAEHPYVSGEFDDFDVDVVPCYRLERATDIRSAVDRTPFHNAYLKARIGDDLAREVRLAKAFTKAIGVYGSDLRTRGFSGYLTELLVVEHGSFRDLCEAATDWSPPIHLDPEAHAQADFDDPLVVIDPTDPERNVAAVCSADNVARFQHYARDLLDDPRLDLFERDEPDPLAPADLEAHLLRRGTTPLAIRFCAPDLVSDQLYPQLERSRSGLVDALNRRGFDVCRSAAWADDSGVLLVELAVAERPAIERHEGPPVHVREHAEGFYDAYADDPAVYGPFIDGNRYVAEREREYASARAFLEEGLLTVRLGAHVETALEDSYEVLIGDELTALCEEFGTELATYFDPQP; translated from the coding sequence ATGAGCACCGACGGTGACGACGAGCTGGCCGACGTCCTCGCGCGGGTTCACGACCGGGTCGCGCCGGACGAAGCCGAACGCGCCGCGTTTCGCCGGATCGCAGACACGCTCGTCGCCCGGGCCGAGGCCGCCGTGACCGAGCGTCACACCGACGCGGACGTCCTGCTGGTCGGCTCGACCGCCCGGGATACCTGGATCAGCGGCGACCGCGACGTCGACGTCTTCGTCCGGTTTCCGCCCGAGATCGACCGAGAAACCTTAGAACGCGACGGACTCGCCGTCGGTCACGAGACGCTGCCCGACGGCCGCGAGGAGTACGCCGAACACCCCTACGTCAGCGGCGAGTTCGACGACTTCGACGTCGACGTCGTCCCGTGCTACCGACTCGAACGCGCGACCGACATTCGGTCCGCAGTCGACCGAACCCCGTTTCACAACGCCTACCTCAAAGCGCGGATCGGCGACGACCTCGCCCGGGAGGTCCGCCTCGCGAAGGCGTTCACGAAGGCGATCGGCGTCTACGGCAGCGACCTGCGGACCCGCGGATTCAGCGGCTACCTCACCGAACTCCTCGTCGTCGAGCACGGCAGCTTTCGCGACCTCTGTGAGGCCGCCACGGACTGGTCGCCGCCGATCCACCTCGATCCCGAAGCCCACGCCCAGGCCGACTTCGACGACCCGCTGGTCGTCATCGATCCCACCGACCCGGAACGAAACGTCGCGGCCGTCTGTTCGGCCGATAACGTCGCCCGCTTCCAGCACTACGCGCGCGATCTCCTCGACGACCCCCGCCTCGACCTGTTCGAACGCGACGAGCCAGACCCCCTCGCGCCCGCCGACCTCGAAGCGCACCTCCTCCGGCGCGGAACGACGCCGCTCGCGATCCGCTTTTGCGCACCAGATCTCGTCTCCGACCAGCTCTACCCGCAACTCGAACGCTCGCGGTCCGGCCTCGTCGACGCGCTGAACCGCCGGGGCTTCGACGTCTGCCGGAGCGCCGCCTGGGCGGACGACTCCGGCGTCCTGCTGGTCGAACTCGCCGTCGCCGAGCGGCCGGCGATCGAGCGCCACGAGGGCCCGCCCGTCCACGTTCGCGAGCACGCCGAAGGCTTCTACGACGCCTACGCCGACGACCCGGCCGTCTACGGTCCGTTCATCGACGGCAACCGGTACGTCGCCGAACGCGAGCGGGAGTACGCCTCGGCCAGAGCCTTCCTCGAGGAGGGGCTGCTCACCGTGAGACTCGGTGCCCACGTCGAGACCGCCCTCGAGGACTCCTACGAAGTCTTGATCGGCGACGAACTCACCGCCCTCTGCGAGGAGTTCGGAACCGAACTCGCGACGTACTTCGACCCGCAGCCCTGA